From Gloeocapsopsis sp. IPPAS B-1203, a single genomic window includes:
- the ppc gene encoding phosphoenolpyruvate carboxylase: MSSLIHLFSDEALTVPSALDLFLRQRLQLVEDLWESVLRQDCGQDLVNLLNQLRDLCSPEGQATNDQAAEVTKLIAQLDLNEAIRAARAFALYFQLINIVEQHYEQRLQLARSSQHNSSNSKQILNSVDEQSLGLENTINGQPGAEMLEKSWQAIQPEEQKHSTFHALFPHLKEQNVPPQQIQRLINQLDVRMVFTAHPTEIVRPTIREKQRRMAKLLQRLDQLEEKQGFLNKATSWEATQLREQLTEEIRLWWRTDELHQFKPTVLDEVEYALHYFKEVLFNEIPQLHQRFKHALSSSFPRLDAPSHNFCKFGSWVGADRDGNPSVTSQVTWQTACYQRQMVLEKYIQSVKHLIDLLSLSLHWSDVLPELLESLEQDQSQMSEVYEALALRYRQEPYRLKLSYLLKRLENTRDRNSRLYNRDLRQREIIEPESDSRGIYRYSADFLAELRLIQRNLEATGLSCRELENLICQVEIYDFNLAHLDIRQESSRHADVLHEILQYLQITPRSYKDLSEVERVEWLVSELQTRRPLIPAELPFTPQTTEVIETFRVVRSLQQEFGSGICQTYIISMSHEVSDLLEVLLLAKEAGLYDPATGTSTLQVVPLFETVEDLLRAPKVMQQLFELPLYRALLAGGYQQPSTEDNTTAPPPPPSTLTLNLQEVMLGYSDSNKDSGFLSSNWEIHKAQKALQQIAEEFGLQLRIFHGRGGSVGRGGGPAYEAILAQPGHSINGRIKITEQGEVLASKYSLPELAVYNLETITTAVVQASLLRTGFDNIQPWNEIIEELAARSRSHYRALIYEQPDFIDFFHQVTPIDEISQLQISSRPARRQGGKKDLSSLRAIPWVFSWTQSRFLLPAWYGVGTALQEFVNEEPEEHIKLLRYFYLKWPFFKMAISKVEMTLAKVDIQMAKHYVQELSQPEDLARFERLFEQIANEFYLTRDLVSTITGHKRLLDGDPILQKSVQLRNGTIVPLGFLQVSLLKRLRQCTNTTSGVIHSRYSKGELLRGALLTINGIAAGMRNTG; encoded by the coding sequence ATGAGTTCGCTCATCCACCTCTTTTCTGATGAGGCATTGACTGTGCCTTCGGCTTTAGATTTATTTCTCCGGCAACGCCTCCAACTGGTGGAGGACTTGTGGGAGTCTGTTCTGCGACAAGATTGCGGTCAAGATTTGGTTAATCTTTTAAACCAGCTACGCGACCTTTGTTCGCCAGAAGGACAAGCAACAAACGACCAAGCAGCGGAAGTCACTAAGTTAATTGCCCAGCTCGACCTAAACGAAGCAATTAGAGCAGCACGCGCTTTTGCATTATATTTTCAGCTGATTAACATTGTCGAGCAGCACTACGAACAGCGACTACAACTTGCTCGCTCATCGCAGCACAATAGTAGTAACAGCAAACAAATTCTCAATTCAGTAGATGAGCAGTCGCTAGGACTGGAAAACACAATCAATGGACAACCTGGTGCAGAAATGCTCGAAAAAAGCTGGCAAGCAATTCAGCCAGAAGAGCAAAAACATAGTACCTTCCATGCTTTGTTTCCTCATCTAAAAGAGCAAAATGTTCCACCCCAGCAAATCCAGCGCCTGATTAATCAACTAGATGTCAGGATGGTCTTTACTGCCCATCCAACTGAAATCGTGCGTCCAACAATTCGCGAAAAACAGCGGCGCATGGCGAAGTTGTTACAAAGGTTAGACCAGTTAGAGGAAAAGCAAGGATTCCTTAATAAAGCAACATCGTGGGAGGCTACCCAGCTACGCGAACAATTAACTGAGGAAATTCGTCTGTGGTGGAGAACAGATGAATTACATCAATTTAAACCCACAGTGTTAGACGAAGTAGAGTATGCATTGCACTACTTTAAGGAAGTCTTATTTAATGAGATTCCGCAACTTCATCAGCGCTTTAAACACGCATTGTCAAGTTCTTTTCCCCGACTCGATGCACCAAGCCATAATTTCTGTAAGTTTGGCTCTTGGGTAGGAGCAGATCGCGATGGCAATCCCTCTGTAACTTCTCAAGTGACATGGCAAACAGCATGCTACCAGCGTCAAATGGTACTGGAAAAATATATTCAGTCAGTGAAGCATTTGATTGACTTACTAAGTTTATCGCTTCACTGGAGTGATGTCTTGCCAGAATTACTCGAATCACTGGAACAAGATCAATCACAAATGAGTGAAGTTTATGAGGCGCTAGCGCTGCGTTACCGACAAGAGCCGTATCGTCTCAAGCTATCTTATTTGCTCAAGCGTTTAGAAAATACACGCGATCGCAACAGTCGCTTATATAACAGAGATTTACGCCAACGCGAAATTATCGAACCAGAAAGTGATTCACGAGGCATATACCGCTATAGCGCTGATTTCTTGGCTGAATTACGTCTCATTCAACGAAATTTAGAAGCAACTGGCTTAAGCTGTCGCGAATTAGAAAACTTGATTTGTCAAGTGGAAATTTATGATTTTAACTTGGCACATCTCGACATTCGGCAAGAATCATCGCGCCATGCTGATGTATTGCATGAAATTCTACAGTATCTACAAATCACACCTCGCTCATACAAAGATCTATCAGAAGTAGAACGCGTTGAGTGGTTGGTTTCAGAATTACAAACTCGTCGCCCTTTAATTCCAGCGGAATTACCTTTTACGCCTCAGACGACTGAGGTCATTGAAACATTTCGTGTTGTGCGATCGCTTCAGCAAGAGTTTGGTTCGGGCATCTGCCAAACATACATTATCAGCATGAGTCATGAAGTGAGTGACCTGCTAGAAGTGTTACTTCTCGCCAAAGAAGCAGGCTTGTACGATCCCGCAACAGGCACAAGTACGCTGCAAGTTGTGCCTTTGTTTGAAACTGTTGAAGATTTACTCAGAGCACCCAAGGTAATGCAACAATTGTTTGAATTGCCTTTATACCGCGCATTACTTGCCGGTGGATATCAACAGCCATCAACAGAAGATAACACAACAGCACCACCGCCCCCTCCTTCAACATTGACACTCAATCTTCAAGAGGTGATGTTGGGGTATTCTGACAGTAATAAAGATTCTGGATTTTTAAGCAGTAATTGGGAAATTCATAAAGCCCAAAAAGCATTGCAGCAAATTGCAGAAGAGTTTGGTTTGCAGTTGCGGATTTTCCACGGACGTGGTGGATCGGTTGGTCGTGGAGGTGGACCAGCTTATGAAGCAATTTTGGCACAGCCTGGACATAGCATCAACGGCAGAATTAAGATTACTGAGCAAGGAGAAGTTTTGGCGTCAAAATATTCTTTGCCAGAACTAGCGGTTTATAATCTAGAAACTATTACAACTGCAGTTGTCCAAGCAAGCTTATTAAGGACTGGATTCGATAATATTCAACCTTGGAACGAAATTATTGAAGAACTCGCAGCGCGATCGCGCAGTCACTATCGTGCTTTAATCTATGAGCAACCAGACTTTATTGACTTTTTCCATCAAGTTACTCCCATAGATGAAATTAGCCAACTCCAGATTAGTTCTCGACCGGCTCGACGCCAAGGTGGAAAGAAAGATCTCAGTTCTTTACGTGCAATTCCTTGGGTATTTAGCTGGACACAAAGCCGTTTTCTTCTGCCAGCATGGTACGGTGTAGGCACTGCTTTACAAGAGTTTGTCAACGAAGAACCAGAAGAACACATCAAGCTGCTGCGCTATTTCTACCTCAAATGGCCTTTCTTTAAAATGGCGATTTCTAAAGTTGAAATGACTTTAGCAAAAGTAGATATTCAAATGGCAAAGCACTATGTTCAGGAACTCTCACAACCTGAAGACTTAGCCCGCTTTGAAAGACTGTTTGAGCAAATTGCCAACGAATTTTACCTCACAAGAGACTTAGTTTCAACAATCACTGGTCACAAACGTCTTTTGGATGGCGATCCAATTTTGCAAAAGTCTGTTCAATTACGCAATGGAACAATTGTACCTTTAGGCTTTTTGCAAGTTTCTTTGCTCAAGCGACTGCGTCAATGCACTAACACGACATCAGGGGTCATTCACTCGCGTTACAGTAAAGGTGAGTTGCTCCGTGGAGCGTTGCTTACAATTAATGGCATTGCTGCTGGCATGCGTAACACTGGTTGA
- a CDS encoding DUF4090 family protein, with protein sequence MTSQNSMNQTTGADAVDVAIASGIDFDGTPIPSAKLELYRQVMALEAGRQRSGVSNTMRSRIVRIGAKHISQVELNQMLIDADFAPLKDKEIAFYYGVK encoded by the coding sequence ATGACTTCTCAAAATTCGATGAATCAAACTACAGGTGCAGATGCAGTTGATGTAGCCATTGCATCGGGAATTGACTTTGATGGAACTCCTATTCCTTCTGCAAAATTAGAACTCTATCGCCAAGTTATGGCACTAGAAGCAGGTAGGCAGCGTAGTGGCGTTTCTAATACAATGCGATCGCGAATCGTGCGAATTGGTGCGAAGCATATTTCTCAGGTAGAACTTAATCAAATGCTAATTGATGCCGATTTTGCTCCGCTTAAAGACAAAGAAATTGCCTTTTACTACGGTGTAAAGTAG
- the carA gene encoding glutamine-hydrolyzing carbamoyl-phosphate synthase small subunit, which produces MSPFDAKPALLVLADGTVYRGFSFGAPGTTIGEVVFNTGMTGYQEVLTDPSYCGQIVIFTYPELGNTGVNPEDEESHRPQIRGAIARNICDKPSNWRSTDSLPDYLKQHNIPGIYGIDTRALTRKIRAFGAMNGGISAEILDESELLEQVTAAPSMKGLNLVREVTTANVYEWSDPTTSIWEFKPVTQENATEPLTVVAIDFGVKRNILRRLASHGCRIVVVPVNTPSEEILKYNPDGIFLSNGPGDPAAVIEGIETTKALLASQKPMFGICMGHQILGQALGAETFKLKFGHRGLNQPAGLKQRVEITSQNHSFAIDANSLPAADIEVTHLNLNDSTVAGLRHKSLPLFSVQYHPEASPGPHDADYLFEQFVKLMREAKQERVTSG; this is translated from the coding sequence ATGTCCCCATTTGACGCTAAACCAGCGCTACTTGTCCTTGCAGATGGAACTGTTTATCGTGGTTTTTCTTTCGGTGCTCCTGGAACCACAATAGGAGAAGTTGTTTTTAATACAGGGATGACAGGCTATCAAGAAGTCTTAACAGATCCAAGCTACTGCGGTCAAATTGTCATCTTTACTTATCCGGAACTCGGTAACACTGGTGTCAATCCAGAAGATGAAGAATCCCATCGACCACAGATTCGAGGTGCTATAGCTCGTAATATCTGTGATAAGCCTAGTAATTGGCGCTCAACTGATAGCTTGCCAGATTATCTTAAGCAGCATAATATCCCAGGCATATATGGTATCGACACCCGCGCTCTTACTCGCAAAATTAGAGCTTTTGGTGCTATGAACGGGGGCATTTCTGCTGAGATTCTGGATGAATCTGAGCTACTTGAGCAAGTTACAGCAGCCCCCAGTATGAAAGGGTTAAATCTTGTACGGGAAGTTACAACTGCTAATGTTTACGAATGGTCTGATCCCACTACATCAATTTGGGAATTTAAGCCTGTTACTCAAGAAAATGCTACAGAACCTTTGACAGTAGTAGCGATTGATTTTGGTGTCAAGCGAAATATCCTGCGTCGCTTGGCAAGTCACGGCTGTCGAATTGTTGTCGTTCCTGTAAATACTCCATCTGAAGAAATTTTGAAATACAACCCTGACGGGATTTTTCTATCCAATGGTCCTGGCGATCCCGCAGCAGTTATAGAAGGAATTGAAACAACAAAAGCACTGTTAGCAAGCCAAAAACCGATGTTCGGTATTTGTATGGGGCATCAAATCTTAGGTCAAGCTCTCGGTGCAGAAACATTTAAACTTAAGTTTGGGCATCGCGGTCTTAATCAACCTGCTGGTCTTAAACAACGTGTAGAAATTACCAGTCAAAACCATAGTTTTGCGATCGACGCCAATTCATTACCTGCTGCGGATATCGAAGTCACGCATCTCAACTTAAATGATTCTACCGTTGCTGGATTGCGACACAAGTCACTGCCTTTATTTTCAGTGCAGTATCACCCAGAAGCAAGTCCAGGTCCTCACGATGCTGACTATCTATTTGAGCAGTTTGTCAAATTGATGCGCGAGGCGAAGCAGGAACGAGTGACTAGTGGCTAG
- a CDS encoding STAS domain-containing protein, translated as MTVSLRGTREVRDNYQLFRFTGLLDAFSEPTFRKVIGKCIDEGPKNIILDLSQIDFVDSSGLGALVQLAKQAQNAEGTSQIVTNARVTQTVKLVRLEQFLSLRPSVEVALGNIK; from the coding sequence ATTACGGTTAGTTTGAGAGGAACTCGCGAAGTGCGGGATAACTATCAATTATTCCGGTTCACGGGTCTATTAGATGCTTTTTCTGAGCCTACCTTTCGTAAAGTCATTGGTAAATGTATCGATGAAGGACCAAAAAACATCATTTTGGACCTCTCACAGATTGACTTCGTCGATAGTTCAGGTCTAGGCGCTCTAGTGCAACTGGCAAAACAGGCACAAAACGCCGAGGGCACTTCACAGATTGTTACCAATGCCCGCGTGACTCAAACAGTTAAGCTGGTTCGTCTAGAGCAATTTCTCTCCCTGCGACCTTCAGTGGAAGTAGCTCTAGGAAATATTAAATAG
- a CDS encoding ribonuclease III domain-containing protein, with amino-acid sequence MLPALANELSQLQAISPQALAYLGDAVYELYIRSYYLLPPKRSQAYHRLVVAQVRAEAQALHLRSLTPYLTSTELDIVRRGRNAATKPPKRVNPEIYQQASSLETLVGYLYLTNCQRLTQLLHKLDFEQQSNE; translated from the coding sequence CTGCTACCAGCCTTGGCGAACGAGTTATCGCAATTACAAGCAATTTCTCCTCAGGCTTTGGCGTATTTAGGAGATGCAGTTTATGAGCTTTATATTAGGAGTTATTACCTACTGCCACCCAAGCGCTCCCAAGCTTATCATCGTTTAGTAGTGGCACAAGTAAGAGCAGAAGCACAGGCATTACATTTGCGATCGCTGACTCCTTACCTGACTAGCACTGAATTAGATATAGTCCGTCGCGGTCGAAATGCTGCAACTAAACCTCCTAAGCGAGTGAATCCGGAAATTTATCAACAGGCATCTAGTTTAGAAACTTTAGTCGGCTATCTGTATCTCACTAACTGTCAACGTCTCACTCAGTTATTACACAAACTGGACTTTGAGCAGCAGAGCAATGAGTAA
- the rlmB gene encoding 23S rRNA (guanosine(2251)-2'-O)-methyltransferase RlmB — translation MANKPQKFRSTGGAKRNKPVKIRGNATSKPLLKSPKQVDVTPTRPAIRNVDTEESTSKEDNDLIYGRHPVLAALENQRQLNRIWITSRLRYDSRFHSLVTQAKENGTVIDEVDSRRLDQITHHANHQGVAAQIAPYAYSDLSELIDKAKAKTEAPVVVAVEGITDPHNLGAIIRTAEAIGAQGLVIPQRRAAGITSSVMKAAAGALENFPVARVVNFSRALEELKQAGFWIYGTAATASQPLHTVQFSGSIVLVIGAEGEGLSLLTQRCCDVLVSIPLLGNTPSLNASVAAGMALYEIYRQRWLNMLHLEKLK, via the coding sequence ATGGCTAACAAACCACAGAAATTTAGATCTACGGGCGGAGCAAAGCGAAATAAGCCAGTAAAAATCAGGGGTAATGCAACCTCAAAACCTTTGCTCAAATCTCCAAAGCAGGTTGACGTTACACCGACAAGACCTGCTATTCGTAACGTTGATACAGAAGAGTCAACTTCAAAAGAAGACAACGACTTAATCTATGGACGTCATCCTGTCTTAGCTGCCCTAGAAAATCAAAGACAGCTTAACCGCATTTGGATTACCTCACGCCTGCGCTACGATTCCCGTTTTCATTCGTTAGTGACGCAAGCCAAAGAAAACGGTACGGTTATTGATGAAGTTGACTCTAGACGATTGGATCAAATTACTCATCATGCAAATCATCAAGGAGTTGCTGCTCAAATTGCGCCTTATGCGTATAGCGATTTAAGCGAACTAATCGATAAAGCTAAAGCTAAAACTGAGGCACCTGTGGTCGTAGCAGTAGAAGGTATTACTGATCCCCACAATTTAGGAGCGATTATTCGGACGGCTGAGGCGATCGGGGCGCAGGGACTCGTCATACCTCAAAGACGAGCAGCAGGAATTACCTCTAGCGTTATGAAAGCAGCTGCTGGTGCTTTGGAAAACTTTCCTGTTGCTAGAGTCGTTAATTTCAGTCGGGCTTTAGAAGAACTTAAACAGGCTGGATTTTGGATTTATGGTACAGCCGCAACAGCAAGCCAACCACTTCATACAGTGCAATTTTCAGGGTCTATTGTTTTAGTTATTGGTGCTGAAGGAGAAGGTTTGAGTTTGTTGACACAACGCTGCTGTGATGTGTTGGTGTCGATTCCACTTTTGGGTAATACCCCAAGCTTGAATGCCTCAGTGGCAGCTGGAATGGCTCTGTATGAAATTTACCGCCAACGATGGTTAAATATGCTTCATTTAGAAAAATTAAAATAA
- a CDS encoding DUF1816 domain-containing protein, with translation MKTFWNSFKEVLTNLFHSLGWAWWVEIVTQNPRCTYYFGPFLSVKEANAAKAGYLEDLEQEGAQGIVVAVKRCKPKNLTVADDLGDMIQPKATPIFSGQM, from the coding sequence ATGAAGACATTTTGGAATAGTTTTAAAGAAGTTTTAACTAATCTCTTTCATAGCTTAGGCTGGGCTTGGTGGGTAGAAATTGTTACACAGAATCCGCGCTGCACGTATTACTTTGGTCCTTTCTTGAGTGTTAAGGAAGCAAATGCTGCCAAAGCTGGGTATCTAGAGGATTTAGAACAAGAAGGCGCACAAGGGATCGTTGTAGCAGTCAAGCGCTGCAAACCTAAGAATTTGACAGTTGCTGATGACTTAGGAGATATGATTCAGCCTAAAGCCACACCAATTTTTAGCGGTCAGATGTAA
- a CDS encoding alpha/beta hydrolase — MSLPQAVQPINLNVHIQGNGFPILCLHGHPGSGRSLSVFTNHLSQRFRTVAPDLRGYGSSRTQQNFSMTDHLLDLEALINRFDIQRCLVLGWSLGGILAMELALKLPEQVSGLILVATAARPRGNHPSISWQDNVYTGVASVLNWLQPSWQWNIETFGKRSLYRYLIQQHSSTAYRYLATDAIAAYLQTSAAAQRALNTALQSGYDRLSDLHKIECPSLVLAGASDFHITAESSLETARHLKYCQWHCYPNTAHLFPWEIPQQVLSDVDQWIIQHPEVVKE, encoded by the coding sequence GTGTCTTTACCTCAAGCTGTTCAACCTATCAATCTCAACGTTCATATTCAAGGAAACGGCTTCCCCATTCTCTGCTTACATGGTCATCCAGGTTCAGGGCGTAGTCTGTCTGTTTTTACCAACCATTTATCTCAGCGTTTCCGTACAGTTGCCCCAGATTTACGCGGATACGGCAGCAGTCGTACGCAACAAAATTTTTCGATGACCGATCACTTACTAGACTTGGAAGCACTAATAAACCGCTTTGATATTCAGCGCTGCTTAGTTCTCGGCTGGTCTTTGGGAGGAATTCTAGCAATGGAACTCGCACTCAAATTGCCCGAACAAGTTAGCGGGTTAATTCTCGTCGCAACTGCAGCGCGTCCCAGAGGAAATCATCCATCGATTAGCTGGCAAGATAATGTGTACACTGGTGTCGCATCTGTTTTAAACTGGTTACAACCAAGTTGGCAGTGGAATATTGAAACATTTGGTAAGCGATCGCTCTACCGCTACCTCATTCAACAACATTCTTCTACTGCCTATCGCTATCTAGCTACTGATGCGATCGCTGCATACCTCCAAACTTCTGCTGCTGCGCAACGAGCATTAAATACTGCTTTACAATCTGGTTATGATCGCTTATCAGACTTGCACAAAATTGAGTGTCCCAGCTTAGTGCTAGCCGGAGCAAGCGATTTTCATATCACTGCTGAATCGAGCCTTGAAACTGCGCGACATTTAAAATATTGCCAATGGCACTGCTACCCAAACACAGCTCATCTTTTCCCGTGGGAAATTCCTCAACAGGTGTTGAGTGATGTTGACCAATGGATTATTCAACACCCTGAAGTTGTCAAGGAGTGA
- the gatA gene encoding Asp-tRNA(Asn)/Glu-tRNA(Gln) amidotransferase subunit GatA — MASIRELHQQLVSKERSAVEITQEALQRIAALEPKLHSFLSVTADTALAQAQAVDAKIAAGEEIGVLAGIPIGIKDNMCTKGIRTTCASKILENFVPPYESTVTQKLADAGTVMVGKTNLDEFAMGSSTENSAFQSTANPWDLERVPGGSSGGSAAAVAAQECVVSIGSDTGGSIRQPASFCGVVGMKPTYGLVSRYGLVAFASSLDQIGPFGRTVEDAAILLGAIAGYDPKDSTSLKVEIPDYTQALKPDVKNLRIGIIKETFGAGLDPAVEQAVTKAIEQLKDLGAEIQEISCPRFRYGLPTYYIIAPSEASANLARYDGVKYGLRTSDAENLLSMYNRTRAAGFGTEVKRRIMVGTYTLSAGYYDAYYLKAQKVRTLIKQDFENAFANVDVLVCPTVPTTAFKAGEKTDDPLSMYLTDLMTITVNLAGLPGMSIPCGFDDKGLPIGLQLIGNALREDLLFQVAYAYEQATEWHKHTPKLLKT; from the coding sequence ATGGCATCCATCCGCGAGTTGCACCAACAACTAGTGAGCAAAGAGCGCTCTGCGGTTGAAATTACTCAAGAAGCCTTGCAGCGCATTGCAGCCTTAGAGCCGAAATTACACAGCTTCTTATCGGTGACAGCAGATACGGCGTTAGCACAGGCACAAGCAGTAGATGCCAAAATCGCTGCGGGGGAAGAAATCGGGGTACTCGCAGGAATTCCGATTGGGATTAAGGACAATATGTGTACCAAAGGAATTCGGACAACGTGTGCTTCTAAAATACTGGAAAACTTTGTACCGCCGTATGAATCCACTGTGACACAAAAGTTAGCAGACGCAGGTACTGTCATGGTAGGCAAAACCAATTTAGATGAATTTGCTATGGGCAGTTCTACCGAGAACTCAGCATTTCAATCTACTGCAAATCCTTGGGATCTTGAACGAGTTCCTGGTGGTTCTTCTGGTGGTTCTGCAGCGGCGGTAGCAGCACAAGAATGTGTCGTTTCCATAGGTTCTGATACTGGAGGTTCAATTCGTCAACCAGCATCGTTTTGCGGCGTTGTTGGCATGAAACCGACTTACGGTTTAGTGTCGCGTTATGGTTTAGTGGCGTTTGCTTCATCTTTAGATCAAATTGGACCATTTGGACGCACAGTAGAAGACGCTGCAATTTTACTCGGCGCGATCGCAGGCTACGATCCCAAAGATTCCACAAGTCTCAAAGTTGAAATTCCAGACTACACGCAAGCTTTAAAACCTGATGTCAAAAATCTCCGCATTGGCATTATCAAAGAAACCTTCGGCGCAGGATTAGATCCAGCGGTGGAACAAGCTGTCACAAAAGCGATTGAACAACTTAAGGATTTAGGAGCAGAAATTCAAGAAATTTCCTGCCCTCGCTTTCGCTATGGATTGCCTACTTACTACATTATTGCGCCCTCGGAAGCTTCAGCAAACTTGGCACGTTACGACGGTGTAAAGTACGGCTTGCGCACCTCAGATGCCGAAAATCTCCTCTCGATGTATAACCGCACTCGTGCTGCTGGGTTTGGCACTGAAGTCAAACGGCGAATTATGGTGGGAACTTACACGCTGTCAGCAGGCTATTACGATGCGTATTATTTAAAGGCGCAAAAAGTCCGCACCCTGATTAAGCAAGACTTTGAAAATGCGTTTGCCAATGTTGATGTTTTAGTGTGTCCAACTGTACCTACAACGGCATTTAAGGCGGGAGAAAAGACGGACGATCCCCTAAGTATGTACTTGACTGATTTGATGACAATTACCGTCAATCTCGCGGGTTTGCCAGGAATGAGTATTCCTTGTGGTTTTGATGACAAAGGTTTACCAATTGGATTGCAGTTGATTGGAAACGCACTGCGCGAAGACCTGCTATTTCAAGTTGCTTATGCTTATGAGCAAGCTACCGAGTGGCACAAACATACTCCCAAATTGTTGAAAACATAG
- a CDS encoding alpha/beta fold hydrolase — translation MLNKLSLRWLLSAGLVAALFYIGLSVYLFFQQTRFIFFPSPVIQTTPEFFNLRYQEVWLPVTTTTKQVERIHGWWIPATQSNGKVLLYLHGNGINIGANVAHAHRFHQMGFSVLLIDYRGYGRSEGAFPSEVSVYQDAAVAWDYLVNQRQIDPSQIFIYGHSLGGAIAIHLALQQPNAAGLIIESSFTSIRAMIDFQRAYRIFPVDLILRQRFDSISRINALQVPVLFLHGTADWQVPAQMSEQLYAAAPEPKQLVLIPGAGHNNVAEVAGSKYFQVVQNFVRQVATQQVAEY, via the coding sequence ATGCTCAACAAATTATCTTTGAGGTGGCTGCTGAGTGCTGGGTTAGTTGCTGCACTCTTTTATATCGGGTTAAGCGTCTATCTATTTTTTCAGCAAACCCGCTTTATTTTTTTTCCTTCACCCGTTATTCAAACGACACCAGAGTTTTTTAACCTCCGCTATCAAGAAGTATGGCTACCTGTTACCACAACCACAAAGCAAGTAGAACGCATTCATGGCTGGTGGATTCCTGCGACTCAATCCAATGGCAAAGTACTACTATATTTGCACGGCAACGGAATTAACATTGGTGCAAATGTTGCTCATGCCCATCGATTTCACCAGATGGGTTTTTCAGTCTTACTAATTGATTATCGTGGCTACGGGCGCAGTGAGGGGGCTTTCCCTTCTGAAGTGAGTGTTTACCAAGATGCTGCGGTGGCATGGGATTATCTTGTAAACCAGCGACAAATTGATCCGAGTCAGATTTTTATTTATGGGCATTCTTTAGGTGGTGCGATCGCCATTCACCTAGCACTACAACAACCTAATGCGGCAGGATTAATTATCGAAAGCTCGTTTACTTCAATCCGTGCCATGATCGATTTTCAGCGTGCCTACCGTATATTTCCTGTTGATTTAATTTTACGTCAGCGCTTCGACTCAATTAGTAGAATCAATGCACTACAAGTCCCTGTTTTATTTCTTCACGGTACTGCCGATTGGCAAGTTCCTGCGCAAATGAGCGAACAACTCTACGCTGCTGCACCTGAACCAAAGCAGTTGGTTTTGATTCCTGGTGCGGGACATAATAATGTCGCAGAAGTTGCAGGTTCTAAATATTTTCAAGTGGTACAAAACTTTGTTCGACAAGTCGCAACTCAACAAGTGGCGGAATACTAG
- a CDS encoding Uma2 family endonuclease → MQLQLNQLEVKPGQRVLLRNISWNEFEQILDELGNSRASRLAYYKGLLEIMVPLAEHEDGKILISNLVEILLEELNIEFRNLGSTTFKRKDMASGVEPDACFYIQHEAAIRGKDKIDVNVDPPPDLAIEIDITSASEIKKSSYEALGVPELWIYDGRSLQIYVLQHQYVATHQSQIFPNLPIVEVIPQYVAQSKVQGRNAAIKAFRVWIQQLSFL, encoded by the coding sequence ATGCAATTACAACTAAATCAGTTAGAGGTTAAGCCAGGGCAAAGAGTACTACTACGAAACATCAGCTGGAACGAATTTGAGCAGATTTTAGATGAGTTAGGAAATTCCCGTGCTTCCCGACTTGCCTACTATAAAGGACTGTTGGAAATTATGGTACCGCTGGCAGAACACGAAGATGGCAAGATTCTCATCAGTAACCTAGTCGAGATTTTGTTAGAAGAACTCAATATTGAATTTAGAAATCTTGGCTCTACTACCTTTAAACGTAAAGATATGGCAAGTGGTGTAGAACCTGATGCTTGCTTTTATATCCAGCATGAAGCGGCAATTAGAGGTAAAGATAAAATTGATGTTAACGTTGATCCACCACCTGATTTAGCAATTGAAATTGATATTACAAGTGCTTCCGAAATTAAAAAAAGTAGCTATGAAGCTTTAGGTGTTCCTGAGTTGTGGATTTATGATGGGCGATCGCTACAAATATATGTATTGCAACATCAGTATGTCGCAACACATCAAAGTCAGATTTTTCCTAACTTACCGATTGTAGAAGTCATTCCCCAATATGTTGCCCAGAGTAAGGTGCAGGGAAGAAACGCAGCGATCAAGGCTTTTCGGGTTTGGATACAACAGTTGTCATTTTTGTGA